Part of the Candidatus Thorarchaeota archaeon genome, GATGGCATAGCACTGGCATTGCGCGCCGGGGCACCACTGAAAGATATGGAATTTGTTCAGTTCCACCCTACAACTCTTGCAGGCACGTCGGAATCTCGTTACAGCTCTAACATACTTATCACGGAGGGTGCTCGTGGTGAGGGGGCTTATCTAATCAATTCTAAGGGAAAGCGATTCATGCACAAATATGCTCCAGAACAGAAGGAACTTGCCGAGAGAGACGTTGTTTCCAGAGGGTTACTAACAGAAATCAAGGAAGGTCATGGTCTAGAAGGGGGCTTTCTCCATCTTGATTTGACACATCTCGGTGCAGAAAAAATCAAAGAGCGGCTTCCGGGTATCAGAGAAATCGCCATGACGTTTGCCGGGATAGACCCCATTGAAGAGCCTATTCCAGTAGAGCCTGCTCATCACTATTCCATGGGTGGAATAGACTGTGATCGCTTTGGACGTAGTCCACTTCAAGGCCTATACGCTGTGGGCGAGTGTTCATGTATGAGTGTTCATGGTGCTAATAGATTAGGAGGAAACTCACTTCTCGAAACACTCGTATTTGGTAGAATTGTGGGTGAGACCATCGCCGAGGATTTTGATGGTCTGGAAGATACGAATGAAGAAGAAGTGGATGAGGCCGCATTTGAAATGCGACAGAAGCTTCAGCGGCTGATGCTGGGAGAGCGAGGAGAACCACCGGCTGAAATCCGTGACGAACTGAACGAGACGATGGATGAGAAAGTGGGAGTCTTTCGAAAGGGCGATGATCTTGAGAAGGCCTTGTTGCGGATCAAGGAACTAAAATCGAGATTCAATGAAATAGCTCTAGGCGATATGGACGAGCGATTCAACTACACACTGATACGTACCCTTGAACTAGAGAATTTGCTTGATGTTGCTGAGGCTATTACAAAAGGTGCGCTTATGAGGAAAGAGAGTCGAGGAGCTCATTATCGCGCGGATTATCCGGAGCGCGATGACGAAAAGTATCTCCAGCACTCTATAATTCGGCACACTGATGAAGGGTTAGAAATTGATTATCGAGATGTGACATTGGGGCTATTCGAGGTGGAGGACTAGAATCATGCTATTCAGAATTGCTAGAAGCAGAGAAGGCGGCGAAATCACCCACTATGATGTGTACAAAATTGAACTGTCTGAAGGAA contains:
- a CDS encoding FAD-dependent oxidoreductase, with amino-acid sequence MVKKHDILVIGAGLSGLRTALELVDDYDVAVFSKVHPLRSHSVAAQGGINAAIREEDSWRDHAYDTIKGSDFLADQDAVELLTKEAPRAVIENERWGTAFSRTEDGRLAQRPFGGQRYPRTCYAADRTGHNLLHTTFEQALRKGIQIYDEWFVTSIVTQRDRAIGLTALELASGKVEGFAAKALVVATGGYGRVYKKSTNSIINTGDGIALALRAGAPLKDMEFVQFHPTTLAGTSESRYSSNILITEGARGEGAYLINSKGKRFMHKYAPEQKELAERDVVSRGLLTEIKEGHGLEGGFLHLDLTHLGAEKIKERLPGIREIAMTFAGIDPIEEPIPVEPAHHYSMGGIDCDRFGRSPLQGLYAVGECSCMSVHGANRLGGNSLLETLVFGRIVGETIAEDFDGLEDTNEEEVDEAAFEMRQKLQRLMLGERGEPPAEIRDELNETMDEKVGVFRKGDDLEKALLRIKELKSRFNEIALGDMDERFNYTLIRTLELENLLDVAEAITKGALMRKESRGAHYRADYPERDDEKYLQHSIIRHTDEGLEIDYRDVTLGLFEVED